In Oenanthe melanoleuca isolate GR-GAL-2019-014 chromosome 8, OMel1.0, whole genome shotgun sequence, a single genomic region encodes these proteins:
- the SHISAL2A gene encoding protein shisa-like-2A produces the protein MSAECSSYLNADKVLVSGFSCPRAGGDSRAVFCCGFQDVKYCCDDPHSFFPYEHSYMWWLSVGALVGLSIAAVVLFAFIITVCVLCYLFISTKPRSKLDTGLSLQTADSEARGSSIC, from the exons ATGAGCGCCGAGTGCAGCAGTTACCTCAACGCCGACAAGGTGCTGGTGAGCGGGTTCAGCTGCCCGCGGGCGGGTGGCGACTCCCGCGCCGTGTTCTGCTGCGGCTTCCAGGACGTCAAGTACTGCTGCGATGACCCCCACAGCTTCTTCCCCTACGAGCACAGCTACATGTGGTGGCTCAG TGTTGGAGCACTCGTGGGTCTGTCAATAGCAGCAGTGGTCCTCTTTGCTTTCATCATCACCGTGTGTGTTCTCTGTTATTTGTTTATCAGCACCAAGCCACGCAGCAAACTGGATACTGGCTTGAGCTTACAGACAGCAG ACAGTGAGGCCAGAGGGAGTTCGATATGTTAA